In Natronospira bacteriovora, the genomic stretch CAGACCGCCGACCAGATCGCCGAACTGCTGGCCGGCAAGCCGGTGTTTCCAAGGCCCTGAGGTTTGGGACCAGGAAATGGACACGAAATGAAAGACGGAAAGAGTATTAGCCACAGATGAACACAGATAAACGCAGATGTTGGGCCGTGCTTGACGGGGTGCCGTGCGGCTTCGGCGGGGCCGTGCTTGCGGGTGGCTCGGGGATTTTGACCACGAAATTAACACGAGATGGGCGCGAAATAAGACCTGGCACGGTGGGTGCTGACGGCCCGCTGTGGGAGCGGCTTTCAGCCGCGATTGCAATCTTTCGGTTGGCACGCCGCTAAACCGATACCCCCTGTAGGCGCGGATTCATCCGCGCAATGGCTTGAATTCGACGTTTGATTCTCTAATTGGGATCGGTGCAATCCGTGATGCACCTCAATGAATGGTGGGGCGTCGGATTTGGGCCATTGCGCGGATGAATCCGCTCCCACGCTGCCTATAGCCACCCCCCGTCACATCCGCAGGCACGGCCCCTCCGAAGCAGCACGGCGCCCCCCACGCACGGCCCAACATCTGCGTTCATCCGTGTTCATCTGTGGCCAATAATCTTTTGTCTTTTTATTTCGCGTCCATTTAGCGTCCATCTCGCGGCTAAAGGTTTTTAAGGTTTTCATCTCGTGTGCATTTCGTGTCCATCTCGTGGTCCAGCCTTCCCCGCCGTCACCAACGCGCCTGCCGCATCTGCAGCAGGCGGCGGGCTTCGCGGAAAGAGGCGGGGCGGGACATGAGATAACCCTGACCGCTGTCGCAGCCCACTTCCCGCAGGGCCGAGAGCTGGGTGTTGCGTTCGATTCCCTCGGCAATGGTCTCCATGCCCATGTCGCGGGCCAGACCAACGATGGCGCGCACGATGCGATAACTCTTCGGATCCCGTCCCATGGTGGCAACGAAAGTCTGGTCAATCTTGAGGGCATCCAGCGGGAACTCGTGCAGATAGCTGAGGCTGGAGTAGCCGGTGCCGAAATCATCCAGGGCAATGCGAACGCCATACTCCCGCAGGAGTTGCAGCGCTACCCGGGCATGGGCCGGATCGTCCACCAGCAGGGATTCGGTGACCTCCAGCTTGATCAGGGCGGGATCAATGCCCGAGGCCTTGATGGTGTCGCCCAGGCGATCGATCTCCTGCAGCTCGAACAGTTGCCGACCGGAGATGTTCACGCTCATGAACAGGGCATCACGACGCGGTTCGCTGGTCAGGGAGTCGCGGACTTCGGCCAGGGCTGTCAGCGGTGGACGCGGCCCGGCGCCGGCATTGCCCACCAGCAGCTGGAAGGACTTGAGGGCGTCGAGGGCCTCCTTGAGTACCCACTGGCCGATGTCGACGATCTGCCCGGTGCGCTCGGCCACGCCAATGAAGCCATCGGGGTACACCAGCCCCCGAGTGGGATGACGCCAGCGCAGGAGGGCCTCGAAACCCACCGTCCAGCCCCCTTCGAGGGTGATGATGGGCTGGTAATGGAGTTCGAACTCCCGCTGCGCCATGGCCCGGCTGATTTCCTTTTCCAGGGCCAGATCCGCCCTGGCCTGGTGCTCCAGGCTCTGACCGCCATTGAGGCTGTCGGCGTTCTGAAGCATGAACTGCTGGGTCCACTGGAAGCGCCCGAGGTTGACCTGCAACAGCTTGCGCAGGAGGGGGTTGGCCTCGCGCAGGGCCCGTTGCAGCTGGGCCGCATTAATGCTGACCAGTTCCACGTCGCGCAGGGCCGTGGCCGTGGCCGTTCGGGCCTGTCGATTGATCAGGGCCAGTTCGCCAAAGAGATCACCGCTGCCAAGACGGGCGATGACCACCTTGCGGCCGGCCCGCTCGGTGGATATCTCCACGGAACCCTGTTCTATGAAATAGGCGTTGTCGCCCTCATCCCCCTGGGCAAAGATTTCTTGACCCGCGGCAAATCGCTTGCGCGGCAACTCCTCGGCCATGCCATTTCTCCCCGAAAACGGT encodes the following:
- a CDS encoding EAL domain-containing protein, with amino-acid sequence MAEELPRKRFAAGQEIFAQGDEGDNAYFIEQGSVEISTERAGRKVVIARLGSGDLFGELALINRQARTATATALRDVELVSINAAQLQRALREANPLLRKLLQVNLGRFQWTQQFMLQNADSLNGGQSLEHQARADLALEKEISRAMAQREFELHYQPIITLEGGWTVGFEALLRWRHPTRGLVYPDGFIGVAERTGQIVDIGQWVLKEALDALKSFQLLVGNAGAGPRPPLTALAEVRDSLTSEPRRDALFMSVNISGRQLFELQEIDRLGDTIKASGIDPALIKLEVTESLLVDDPAHARVALQLLREYGVRIALDDFGTGYSSLSYLHEFPLDALKIDQTFVATMGRDPKSYRIVRAIVGLARDMGMETIAEGIERNTQLSALREVGCDSGQGYLMSRPASFREARRLLQMRQARW